GAGACATTGGCACCAACAATGCTTCAGTTTTTGCAGTGTAAGATGTTCGGAAATCAGAAAGTACCAGATGGCTGGATCATCGTAGCGGCAGGAAATCCACCAGAATACAATAAATCTGTCAGAGATTTTGACGTAGTTACCTTGGACCGTATGAAGAAAATTGATGTGGAAGCAGACTATGAAGTGTGGAAAGAATACGCATATCAGGCAGGAATCCACCCAGCAATCCTTGCATATCTTGAAATCCGTAAAGAATATTTCTATCGTATGGAAACAACAGTTGATGGAAAGGCGTTTGTTACAGCCAGAGGATGGGAAGATCTGTCTCAGTTATTAAAAGTTTACGAAGAACTTGGAAAAGATATTGACAGAGAAGTGGTATTTCAGTACTTACAGCACCTGAAGATCGCCAAAGACTTTGCTAACTATTATGAATTATATAAGAAATACAAAGAAGACTATGGAATCGAGCGTATTTTAAAAGGACAGTGGAATCAGGAAACGATCGGCAGATTAAAATTCGCAGCATTTGATGAGAAATTAAGTGTTGTCGGATTGTTAAATGGAAAATTATCCGAAATGTTTGCTGAATCTTATCGACAGGATGCTTATGTTACGGAATTATTTGGCTGGCTAAAACAACTTAAAACAGGCAAGACATTAAGTCAGGTAGTCAAAGAAATCCATGAGGACTTCGACGAAAAGAAAAAGACAGAGAAACTCGGAAAAGCACAGGAACATATGTTGCTTGATGTGATCAAGACTCTGGAGTCATACGAACAGATCAGCAAAGCTGAACATTTAGAAGCAGAAGCAGAATTTGAACGTGTGAGAGAAGAATTCAAGAAAGAACCAGCAAAATTAGAACAGCAGATAGAGAATACAACCAAAGCACTAGACAATGCATTTGACTTCATGGAAGAAGCCTTTGGACAAAGTCAGGAAATGGTTGTATTTGTGACAGAACTGAATGTTAATTATTACAGTGTCTGGTTTATCAAGGAAAATGGATGTGATAAGTATTATCAATATAATAAAGGACTTTTGTTTGATGAACAGCAAGCGGAGATCATGGCAGAGATGGATGAACTGGAGAGAAAATTTTAACATAAAAAGATCAATCACAGTTATCCATTCTTCTAAGTTCAGGTAGCACAGTACAAAGCATCGTAATGAAGCAAAAGCCTCCACCGATCACATTAGAAACAGGTTCCGCAAGGAATACCCCGGAAGTTCCCATGTGCAATACATAAGGCATAAAATAAGTTAATGGAATAACAATAAATACCTTACGAAGCAATGAGAAAAAGATCGCATGTTTCTTTTTGTTTAGAGATTTAAATACTGTCTGTCCAATATACTGCAGATCCATAAAGATAAAAGCAGCAAAATACTGATTCAATGCAGGAATGGAATCTTTTACAAGTGAAGGATCAGAACTGAATACACGGATCAATGTACCAGGAGCAAAAATGATAACACTCCACATAACGGCTGTATAGCATAGGATCATAGCAGACATAACGATCATAGCCTTTCTTACACGAGCTGGACGTCTGGCACCATAGTTATAACTTAAGATTGGAGAACCGCCTTCATTCATGGCATAAATCGGGGTTTCCACAAGTTGTCGTACACTTGATACGATTGTCATGACAGAGATATAAATATCTCCGCCAGTCACAGAAAGTACATTGTTGCAAACAATACTTACCAGACCGTTAGTTAACTGCATGATAAATCCGGCAGTTCCAAGGCTGATGATATTCTTTGCATATCCTAAACTTTCTGACAGCTCATTTTTATGAAGAAAACGTACCTTTAATTCTGCTTTTTTTGTAAGGAAAAATAACACAAAAGAAGCAGAAAGACATTGTGAAATCACAGTTGCAATCGCAGCACCCCGAACGCCAAACCCTAATGCAAAAATAAAGAATGGGTCAAGCAGTAAGTTGGCAACGGCACCGATCGCAACAGAAAACATTCCGATGGTTGAATATCCTTGTGCATTAATAAATGGATTCATTCCAATGGCGATCATAGATGGCAGTGTACCAATTAGATAGAGCATCATATATGGAAAAGCATAAACGAGAACATCCTTGGAAGCCCCGAATAATATCAAAAGCGGGCGTGCAAATAAAAGCCCAATGAGCATCAATACGACAGCACTAAAACAAACCATAGTAAATGATGTATTCATGATATGGACAGCCTGTTTATTTTTCTTTTGCCCTCGGCTGATCGAAAATAAAGGAGCTCCGCCACTTCCAAATAAGTTAGCAAATGCAGTAATGATCACAACCAGCGGAAAGCACAGTCCAACAGCACCAAGTGCAGCTGTTCCAATATGTGGGATTCGTGCGATATAAATACGGTCAACAATGTTATATAATAAGTTTAAGATCTGAGCAACAAGCATAGGAAGTGCTGCTGCAAAGATATTTTGGGTTACAGACCCATTTTCAAAATCAATTCGTTTCATTTTTAAGATTATCTCTTTCCAGTTTCATTATATTTTTATTTATCATAGCATCGTTTCATTTATTCTATTATAATACAAATTGAAAGAAAATCTATATGGATAAAGGAGTAGGTATAGTATATGAAAATCGAATATAATGAAAAAGAAATCGCAGCAATGGCAGAATTCCACAAAGGAAACAGAGCAGAAGGTTTAAGATTACAAGAAGAATTCGCATCAGAATTTCGAAAAGAATATGCAGACAAAGACCACTGCCCATGTCAAAAAGCCTGTAGATATCATGGAAATTGCAAAGAATGTGTGGCAATTCACAGAGCCCATCAGGAACACGTTCCAAACTGCATGCGCCCGATGATCAATAAGAAATTAAAAATTTTGTCAGAATTAACGGAACATACATTGGCAAATGAGATTGAGGCACCGAAAGAGGTTTTGCGGAAGGAATTTCAAAAGTAGATTTATAAGGAACGCTATTTTCCAGACAATATGAGAATCGAGGAGATTTATTTAAAGGCCTTTCCATCTGGGCAGATCAGAGATATCAAAGGTTACAAGGAAGTTATCCAGTGATCTAAATCTTTTATACGGCAAGAAAGTATTGATTTTTCTCGATGAATATGCAGATAAGCCAGCCATGATCATAGAATAAAAAAATTTATTAAGAAAAAAATACCTATTATAGAATTTAAATAATGGTGCAATTTTTGCACCTTCGAATTGACGAAGTGCAAAAATTGCACTATTATAAATTAAGAGGTGCAATTATGATGGGTGAGTTAAAAAAAATGAGAACTGAAAAAAAGATGACACAACAACAAGTTGCTGATTTGGTAGGAATATCTTTACGTTCTTATAAATCATATGAGAATGATGAGAAAAAACAAGGAAGTTTGAAATACAAATATATATTAGAAAAACTTTCAGAAATAAATCCAATAGACGAAGAACATGGAATTATTGATATAGAATATATAACTGAAAAATGCGGAAATGTATTTCAAAAATATGATGTAAATTTTTGTTATCTTTTTGGATCTTACGCTAAATCGAAAGCAAAGCCAACCAGTGATGTGGATCTGTTAATTTCAGCAAATGTAAAAGGACTAAAATTTTATGGATTAGTCGAAGAAATTAGAGAAGCACTACACAAAAAAGTAGATGTTTTAGAAATTAATCAATTAAAAGATAATTTAGAATTAACACAAGAAATATTAAAAGATGGGATAAAAATATATGGATAATGTAAAGAATGATCGTTATTACATTCAAAAAATACGAAACGATTTGCAATTTATAGTACAACATATGAAAGATGTAGATATAGAAGAATTGAATGCAAATGAAATACTACTGGATTCAATGTTGTTTCGAATGATTCAGTTATCTGAAAATGCAAAGAAATTGTCGGATGAGTATAAAGAGAAAAGAGGATATATTCCATGGAATGCTATGTATGGATTGAGAAATCGTATTGTACACGATTATGGAAATGTTGATTTAAATATTGTCTTTGAAACATTAAAAAATGATATACCAGAATTGTTAGAGATGATAAAAGGATAATGTTAACCCACGTTGCTTGCCGCAACGACATATTTTGGTGTAAATTCAATACATCAAAATATAAGGAGAGACAATAATTATGTTTAATGAGAATCTAAAAACAATAAGAAAAGCAAAAGGTTACACACAAGAAGAACTTGCAATCAAAATTCATGTAGTAAGACAAACTATCAGCAAATGGGAAAAAGGACTATCCGTACCAGATGCAGATACATTATCCAAATTAGCGGATGTATTAGAGATTAATGTGAGTGAATTATTGGGTAGTGAAATAAAAGAAGAAGCCAATAAGAATGAAGTAGCAGAACAACTTGCGAAGATCAGTGAACAATTGGCGCTTAAGAATAGACGGCATAAGAGGATATGGAAAGTTATTGGAGTTATATTGTTAGCTGTGATTGTTATTAATATGCTTCTAGTGGTTTTGGGCACGGTGACATATAACGAAAAAAATGCGGATATTACTACAATTGAAGAGAAATTTTGATTTTGTAGTTGGCCAACTGTAGATTTCGAGTATATAGAGTGGACAATTCACAAGATTGGAAAATTTAAGGTGATGTGTATGTTTTACTGTATTGGTTTATATATTTAGGTAATCGATAGCTGAAAATTCTCGCAATTTAAGGTTTCGTAGAAATTAAGATAAGATAATTTTCAAACATCCCAACAAATCGGTGTTGTAGATTTTATCTAAACTTCTGTTAATAAGTACAAGAATCATCAACTAATACAGTTTAACATACACATTGTGTAGTGATTTGAACAGCGTTCTGACTCATACATGCAACACTACCTACAATCATAATTTAGTAGTGATAAACTTTCCTTCTACTCCGTAAAAAATAAATCGTAACAATTAAAGTCAACATCTCCGCTACAACAACTCCCATCCAGATTCCATTCAATCCAAGCACAAGTGGCAGCAGCATAATACACCCAATCTGGAACAACAAAGTTCGAAGGAATGCAATCATTCCAGAAACAACCCCATTATTCAAAGCTGTAAAGAACGAAGAAGCCCAGATATTAAATCCATTGATCAAAAACACAAATGCATACAACCGGAATCCATGTAACGTCATAGCAAACAGATCAGCATCATATCCAACAAAGATATTGATCAGCGGATGGGAAAAAAACTCAGAGATCAAAGTCAGACAAACCCCAGTTACAGCAATTAAAGACAAACTCTTCTTCAACATATTCTTCAATTCCGAATGATTTCCAGCCCCATAATTATAACTGGTGATCGGAGCGCTTCCCATAGAATATCCAAGATAGATTGCAGCAAAGATAAAGTTCGCATACATGATCACACCATAAGCAGCAACACCATCTGCACCAGCAAGGCGCATTAACTGTGTATTATAAAGCATATTTACAACGGAAGAAGAAGCATTTGTCATAAATTCCGAAGAACCATTTAAACAGGTCTTTAATAAAATATCTTTTCTCCAGACAGGTTTCACAAGACGAAGACGGCTGCTGTTATTTTTCCGCGCAAAATAGATCAACGGTACAAGCCCGCCAACATACTCACCCATGGCAGTTGCAACCGCAGCCCCGGCAACACCATAATGCATAACTCCGATAAAGAGATAGTCAAACACAATATTGATCACGCCAGAAATCAAAGACATACGAAGACTATAAGAAGGTTTCTCTGCTGTAATAAAGAAGTTATAAAAGATCGTCTGCATCATAAACATTGGCTGTGATACAAACATAATACGTCCATAAGTAGACGCATATTCAAGCAGCTGTCCACGCGCCCCAAGTGCCATACAGATCTGCCTTATAAAAATAAATCCAAAGACAGACAGGATCGTAGCTCCGATCAAAGCAGTAAAGATCAGCATAGAAAAATATTCATTTGCTTTTTCTTTTTTGCCCTCACCAAGCGTTTTTGCAACGATCGCACTTCCACCAGAACCGATCATAAATCCGATCGCTCCAACACCCATCGCAACAGGAAGGATAAGATTGACCGCAGCAAATGCTGTTTTTCCTGCAAAATTGGAAATAAACAATCCATCAATAATACTGTACATCGAAGTACAGATCATCATAATGATCGATGGAAATACAAAACGGATCAGACGTTTGTAAGTGAAATGATCTGATAATTGAATCTTCATGATAAACTAAAACTCCTTTTCCTCTAAGACATATTGTTTCATATTTTTCTTTAAAATCTGAACATATTTTCTCGTAAGAGAAAGCAGCTGTTCACACTCCGAAGGCTCCATAGATTCAAATGTAGCATTTTCCATATCAAAGACAGGACAGATATGTTTTTCAGAAAATTCTCGTCCAAACTCTGTAAAAAATAAGTGGATATCCCTTCCGACGCCGGCTTTACGGATCAAAACTCCTTTATCTTCTAATGATTTTACGGAAGAATTCACCGTTTGTTTTGAGATGGAGTAAAGTTTGCAGATATCTTTCTGAGAGCAACCATCTCCAAGTTCTAACAGACAATATAAAATGAGAAATGCGGAATCCGTAAGATGCATGGAAAGAGCGATCTCATGATAGACATCATCGATCATCTTATAGAGAGAATCAAATTCCTTTAAGGTACGATTTTGTTTCGATTCCATAGTGACTTCCTTTCTTATAACAATTAGATTAAGTCCGAAATCGGACTATGAGATTATGATAATTATAGTCCGAAATCGGACTTGTGTCAATTATTATTTCATAGGAAATCACTTTACGAGGTCATTCGAATCAGTTAAAATAAAGAGTCAGAGAATAAAGTACAACCAAAGAAGGAAGTTACCTATGAAATTTGCCTATGATATCCCAGATTCATTCTGGAGTTTATTTCGTTCGATGAACAGAGAACTTTATATGGAAGCTTTGCTGAAGATCAACGAAGAATATGAATATAACAATTATTATTTAAGTAAAGAAGTATGCCTTCAGGTATTAGAAGACTGGAACGAAAGCCAGCGGATCTGGTTATCTCCTGAAGAATTTGAATCAGAAAATGATGCAAGCCAGACACCGCCAAACAGGATTTTAAACTGGCTGATCAAGACAGGCTGGTTAAAGAGGATCGAAGATTTCTCAACATTAACTACCAATATCATCATTCCTGATTACGCAGCCGTATTTTTAACAGCATTTGAAGAGTTAGTCAACCCATCAACAGATGACACAGAGATCTATATCCAGAATGTATACGCAACACTGTTTTCATTCTGGCATGATAAGAAGATGAACTTAGCCATGTTAAAAACAGCGCTTGTTAATACAAAGAAATTAAATAAAGCCTTGCAGGATATGTTACACAACATGGACCATTTCTTTAGCCGACTGCTAAAACAGAAATCATATGAAGAAGTGTTGGCAGAACATTTGGAAGGTTACGTTGAGGAAATCGTTGAGAAGAAATATCATATCTTAAAGACAAATGATAACTTCTATTTATATAAAAATGATATCAAACGATGTTTAAGAGAAATGAGAGAAGATATTCCATGGATGGAACAGGTACAGAAGAAAGCAGATAAAGAAAAAGGCGAAGATGTGCTAAGCATCATCAATGCGATCGAACGTGGATTTGATGATATTGAACATCGAATTTCCAACATGGATAAAGAACATTCTAAATATATCAGGGCAACAGTAACGCGTATGAATTACATGCTGAATGGAGAATCCGACACAAGAGGTCTGATGATCCAGCTGTTAAAGACGATCGGGGATTCTAAGGACAGCGAGGAAAAGATCGAGAAGGTCGGACAGAGTATGAATCTCTCTCATTTTGAAGTGCTTTCAGAGAAGTCTTTGTATAAGAAGAGAAAACGAAGAGATTTTGCAAGTCAGGTGGAAGAAGAAAAGCAGCAGGAAGAATTATCAAGAGAAGATGTCCTAAGATTAAATAAGATTCATACAAGATACCAACAGGCTGAGATTGAAGATTTCATTGAATCTTATATGCAGGATGACCATATGGAAGTTAAGGATATTGATATCAGGGATGAAGAGTCCTTTGAGAAATTAATCCTTGCCTACGATTACAGTACGAGAAGAAACAGTAAATATAAAG
The sequence above is drawn from the Anaerostipes hadrus ATCC 29173 = JCM 17467 genome and encodes:
- a CDS encoding ATP-binding protein, which gives rise to MNIKRAKQEIKDSIEAYLTKDNYGEYKIPSIRQRPILLMGPPGIGKTQIMEQIARECEIGLVAYTITHHTRQSAIGLPFIREKEYSGQTYSVTEYTMSEIIASVYEKIEQTGNKEGILFIDEINCVSETLAPTMLQFLQCKMFGNQKVPDGWIIVAAGNPPEYNKSVRDFDVVTLDRMKKIDVEADYEVWKEYAYQAGIHPAILAYLEIRKEYFYRMETTVDGKAFVTARGWEDLSQLLKVYEELGKDIDREVVFQYLQHLKIAKDFANYYELYKKYKEDYGIERILKGQWNQETIGRLKFAAFDEKLSVVGLLNGKLSEMFAESYRQDAYVTELFGWLKQLKTGKTLSQVVKEIHEDFDEKKKTEKLGKAQEHMLLDVIKTLESYEQISKAEHLEAEAEFERVREEFKKEPAKLEQQIENTTKALDNAFDFMEEAFGQSQEMVVFVTELNVNYYSVWFIKENGCDKYYQYNKGLLFDEQQAEIMAEMDELERKF
- a CDS encoding MATE family efflux transporter; this translates as MKRIDFENGSVTQNIFAAALPMLVAQILNLLYNIVDRIYIARIPHIGTAALGAVGLCFPLVVIITAFANLFGSGGAPLFSISRGQKKNKQAVHIMNTSFTMVCFSAVVLMLIGLLFARPLLILFGASKDVLVYAFPYMMLYLIGTLPSMIAIGMNPFINAQGYSTIGMFSVAIGAVANLLLDPFFIFALGFGVRGAAIATVISQCLSASFVLFFLTKKAELKVRFLHKNELSESLGYAKNIISLGTAGFIMQLTNGLVSIVCNNVLSVTGGDIYISVMTIVSSVRQLVETPIYAMNEGGSPILSYNYGARRPARVRKAMIVMSAMILCYTAVMWSVIIFAPGTLIRVFSSDPSLVKDSIPALNQYFAAFIFMDLQYIGQTVFKSLNKKKHAIFFSLLRKVFIVIPLTYFMPYVLHMGTSGVFLAEPVSNVIGGGFCFITMLCTVLPELRRMDNCD
- a CDS encoding nucleotidyltransferase domain-containing protein; this encodes MMGELKKMRTEKKMTQQQVADLVGISLRSYKSYENDEKKQGSLKYKYILEKLSEINPIDEEHGIIDIEYITEKCGNVFQKYDVNFCYLFGSYAKSKAKPTSDVDLLISANVKGLKFYGLVEEIREALHKKVDVLEINQLKDNLELTQEILKDGIKIYG
- a CDS encoding DUF86 domain-containing protein; protein product: MDNVKNDRYYIQKIRNDLQFIVQHMKDVDIEELNANEILLDSMLFRMIQLSENAKKLSDEYKEKRGYIPWNAMYGLRNRIVHDYGNVDLNIVFETLKNDIPELLEMIKG
- a CDS encoding helix-turn-helix domain-containing protein, which produces MFNENLKTIRKAKGYTQEELAIKIHVVRQTISKWEKGLSVPDADTLSKLADVLEINVSELLGSEIKEEANKNEVAEQLAKISEQLALKNRRHKRIWKVIGVILLAVIVINMLLVVLGTVTYNEKNADITTIEEKF
- a CDS encoding MATE family efflux transporter, producing the protein MKIQLSDHFTYKRLIRFVFPSIIMMICTSMYSIIDGLFISNFAGKTAFAAVNLILPVAMGVGAIGFMIGSGGSAIVAKTLGEGKKEKANEYFSMLIFTALIGATILSVFGFIFIRQICMALGARGQLLEYASTYGRIMFVSQPMFMMQTIFYNFFITAEKPSYSLRMSLISGVINIVFDYLFIGVMHYGVAGAAVATAMGEYVGGLVPLIYFARKNNSSRLRLVKPVWRKDILLKTCLNGSSEFMTNASSSVVNMLYNTQLMRLAGADGVAAYGVIMYANFIFAAIYLGYSMGSAPITSYNYGAGNHSELKNMLKKSLSLIAVTGVCLTLISEFFSHPLINIFVGYDADLFAMTLHGFRLYAFVFLINGFNIWASSFFTALNNGVVSGMIAFLRTLLFQIGCIMLLPLVLGLNGIWMGVVVAEMLTLIVTIYFLRSRRKVYHY
- a CDS encoding MarR family winged helix-turn-helix transcriptional regulator, coding for MESKQNRTLKEFDSLYKMIDDVYHEIALSMHLTDSAFLILYCLLELGDGCSQKDICKLYSISKQTVNSSVKSLEDKGVLIRKAGVGRDIHLFFTEFGREFSEKHICPVFDMENATFESMEPSECEQLLSLTRKYVQILKKNMKQYVLEEKEF
- a CDS encoding Wadjet anti-phage system protein JetA family protein: MKFAYDIPDSFWSLFRSMNRELYMEALLKINEEYEYNNYYLSKEVCLQVLEDWNESQRIWLSPEEFESENDASQTPPNRILNWLIKTGWLKRIEDFSTLTTNIIIPDYAAVFLTAFEELVNPSTDDTEIYIQNVYATLFSFWHDKKMNLAMLKTALVNTKKLNKALQDMLHNMDHFFSRLLKQKSYEEVLAEHLEGYVEEIVEKKYHILKTNDNFYLYKNDIKRCLREMREDIPWMEQVQKKADKEKGEDVLSIINAIERGFDDIEHRISNMDKEHSKYIRATVTRMNYMLNGESDTRGLMIQLLKTIGDSKDSEEKIEKVGQSMNLSHFEVLSEKSLYKKRKRRDFASQVEEEKQQEELSREDVLRLNKIHTRYQQAEIEDFIESYMQDDHMEVKDIDIRDEESFEKLILAYDYSTRRNSKYKVIERDDKLIDNGSYRYPALTFVRRKPKS